A section of the Delphinus delphis chromosome 1, mDelDel1.2, whole genome shotgun sequence genome encodes:
- the MRTO4 gene encoding mRNA turnover protein 4 homolog, producing MPKSKRDKKVSLTKTAKKGLELKQNLIEELRKCVDTYKYLFVFSVANMRNSKLKDVRSAWKHSRMFFGKNKVMMVALGRSPSDEYKDNLHQVSKKLRGEVGLLFTNRTKEEVNEWFTKYTEMDYARAGNKATFTVSLDPGPLEQFPHSMEPQLRQLGLPTALKKGVVTLLSDYEVCKEGDVLTPEQARVLKLFRYEMAEFKVTVKYVWDAESGRFQQMGDDLPESAPESEVESEEDDDS from the exons ATGCCCAAATCCAAGCGCGACAAGAAAG tCTCCCTCACCAAAACCGCCAAGAAAGGCTTAGAACTGAAACAGAACTTGATAGAAGAG CTTCGGAAATGTGTGGACACATACAAGTACCTCTTCGTCTTCTCCGTGGCCAACATGAGGAACAGCAAGCTGAAGGATGTCCGCAGTGCCTGGAAGCACAGCCG GATGTTCTTTGGCAAAAACAAAGTGATGATGGTGGCCCTGGGTCGAAGCCCATCTGACGAGTACAAAGACAATCTGCATCAG GTCAGCAAGAAGTTGAGGGGTGAAGTTGGTCTCCTTTTCACCAATCGCACTAAGGAGGAAGTGAACGA GTGGTTCACGAAATACACGGAGATGGACTACGCCCGAGCTGGGAACAAAGCCACTTTCACCGTGAGCCTGGACCCGGGGCCCCTGGAGCAGTTCCCGCACTCCATGGAGCCACAGCTGAGGCAGCTGGGCCTGCCCACGGCCCTCAAGAAAG GTGTGGTGACCCTGCTGTCCGACTACGAGGTGTGCAAGGAGGGTGATGTGCTGACCCCGGAGCAGGCCCGTGTCCTG AAGCTTTTCAGGTATGAAATGGCCGAATTCAAGGTGACCGTCAAGTACGTGTGGGACGCGGAGTCCGGAAGGTTCCAGCAGATGGGAGATGACTTGCCAGAGAGCGCGCCCGAGTCGGAAGTAGAATCAGAGGAAGACGACGACAGCTGA